The Chloroflexota bacterium genome window below encodes:
- a CDS encoding ABC transporter ATP-binding protein: MPQLVAKGVTKRFGGLVAVRDLDLEIEERAIVSVIGPNGAGKTTLFNCIAGWYRIDEGEIQFEGQSIDKLRRDQISRLGIARTYQNIRLFAGMSAIENVLVGQHHFLESGWIGAVLRTPAVRLEEEKAHEEALRLLHFVGIRGHGRSQASELPYGDQRRLEIARALSTQPRLLLLDEPTAGMNPAETRKMTEFIRRLRDELGITILLIEHEMRVVMGISERITVLDYGEKIAEGTPREIQTNPRVIEAYLGRGAAQAGATVPGAAANEVAGSEA, from the coding sequence ATGCCGCAGCTGGTCGCCAAGGGCGTCACAAAGCGTTTCGGAGGACTCGTCGCCGTCCGCGACCTCGACCTCGAGATCGAAGAGCGGGCGATCGTGAGCGTGATCGGGCCGAACGGAGCGGGCAAGACGACCCTCTTCAACTGCATCGCCGGCTGGTACCGCATTGATGAAGGGGAGATCCAGTTCGAGGGGCAGTCGATCGACAAGCTCCGACGCGACCAGATCTCTCGGCTGGGCATCGCTCGCACGTACCAGAACATCCGGCTCTTCGCCGGCATGTCGGCGATTGAAAACGTCCTGGTCGGCCAGCATCACTTCCTGGAATCGGGATGGATCGGGGCGGTCCTGAGGACGCCGGCCGTGCGCCTCGAGGAAGAGAAGGCCCACGAGGAGGCCCTTCGCCTTCTCCATTTCGTCGGCATCCGCGGGCACGGGAGGAGCCAGGCCAGCGAGCTCCCGTACGGCGACCAGCGACGGTTAGAGATCGCCAGGGCCCTGAGCACCCAGCCGCGCCTGCTGTTGCTCGACGAGCCCACCGCCGGCATGAATCCGGCCGAAACCCGCAAGATGACCGAATTCATCCGCCGGTTGCGCGACGAGCTGGGGATCACGATTCTCCTGATCGAGCACGAGATGCGGGTGGTGATGGGCATCTCCGAGCGGATAACGGTCCTGGACTACGGCGAGAAGATCGCCGAGGGAACGCCGCGCGAGATCCAGACCAACCCCCGCGTCATCGAGGCGTACCTGGGACGGGGGGCGGCACAGGCCGGTGCCACGGTCCCGGGGGCGGCGGCCAACGAAGTTGCGGGCTCGGAAGCTTGA
- a CDS encoding MerR family transcriptional regulator: MSSLRDPLRPRYFISIAAELAQVHPRTLRIYEEEGLLCPQRRNNLRLYSEADIRRVRIIRFLTRRQGVNLAGVKVILQLEALGKIRVYDLFDGDDVERYVEEDAPEPVSASTEGTRS, from the coding sequence ATGAGCTCACTCCGCGACCCGCTGCGTCCGCGGTACTTCATCAGCATCGCGGCCGAACTGGCCCAGGTGCATCCGCGCACGCTTCGGATCTATGAGGAGGAGGGCCTCCTCTGCCCACAACGCCGCAATAACCTCCGGCTCTATTCGGAGGCCGATATCAGGCGGGTGCGTATCATCCGCTTCCTCACCCGACGCCAGGGGGTCAACCTGGCGGGCGTCAAGGTCATCCTTCAGCTCGAGGCGCTGGGCAAGATCCGCGTCTATGACCTGTTCGATGGAGACGATGTCGAGCGATACGTCGAGGAGGACGCGCCGGAGCCGGTGAGCGCCTCGACTGAAGGGACACGAAGCTGA
- a CDS encoding universal stress protein — translation MIFGRREKRPALLTFDRILVPLAGTEADDAALRLTAILLAGTAGRAFLLHVIEIPFERQLDAQDPAAVAFADEALGQGEAFLAEHEVQVETGIAQARAAGAAIVDDAVERHVDLIVMGLRYKRRFGGGWDAGRTVPYVMRNSTAPVWCLRAETEELAHTP, via the coding sequence ATGATCTTCGGCCGACGCGAGAAGCGTCCCGCCCTGCTCACCTTCGACCGCATCCTGGTGCCGCTCGCCGGCACCGAGGCGGACGACGCGGCGCTGCGCCTCACCGCGATCCTGCTCGCCGGTACCGCCGGCCGGGCCTTCCTGCTGCACGTGATCGAGATCCCGTTCGAACGGCAGCTCGACGCGCAGGACCCGGCCGCGGTCGCCTTTGCGGACGAGGCGCTGGGCCAGGGCGAAGCCTTCCTGGCGGAGCACGAGGTGCAGGTCGAGACTGGAATCGCCCAGGCACGGGCCGCCGGCGCCGCGATCGTGGACGACGCCGTTGAGCGACACGTTGACCTCATCGTGATGGGACTACGCTATAAGCGACGCTTCGGCGGTGGATGGGACGCTGGGCGGACGGTCCCGTACGTCATGCGCAACTCGACGGCGCCGGTCTGGTGCCTTCGAGCCGAGACGGAGGAGCTGGCGCACACGCCATGA
- the rsmG gene encoding 16S rRNA (guanine(527)-N(7))-methyltransferase RsmG, whose product MPTIDQDEAAEARHALEELLADVPAIAGTLPPGFLDAAERFVGLLLAANRRLNLTRVTSPGEVARLHLLDSLAAVPEIDRIAPSEAIDLGSGGGLPALPLAMARPELRWTMVDSVGKKAAILAEFADALNLANVAVIADRAEALGRSAAHRERYGMVTARACAALPVLAELALPLLAIGGSLVAWKGPLSEADEEVSRGQDASRQLGGGRLRIADPGVRALGGHRFVIVPKERATEARFPRRPGEPGRRPLG is encoded by the coding sequence TTGCCCACCATCGATCAGGACGAGGCAGCCGAGGCGCGACACGCACTCGAAGAGCTGCTCGCCGACGTGCCGGCGATCGCGGGCACCCTGCCCCCGGGCTTTCTCGACGCAGCTGAGCGCTTCGTGGGATTGCTCCTTGCCGCCAACCGCCGGCTCAACCTGACCAGGGTCACGTCGCCCGGTGAGGTGGCGCGCCTGCACCTGCTCGACTCACTCGCCGCCGTGCCGGAGATCGACCGTATCGCACCGAGCGAAGCGATCGACCTTGGCTCGGGCGGCGGGCTCCCCGCATTGCCGCTCGCCATGGCGCGGCCCGAGCTGCGCTGGACGATGGTTGACTCGGTTGGCAAGAAGGCAGCCATCCTGGCGGAGTTCGCCGATGCACTGAACCTTGCGAACGTGGCTGTCATCGCGGATCGCGCGGAGGCGCTCGGGCGCAGTGCTGCCCACCGGGAACGCTACGGAATGGTCACGGCCCGGGCCTGCGCCGCCCTGCCGGTGCTGGCCGAGCTCGCCCTGCCGCTGCTGGCCATCGGGGGCTCGCTGGTGGCGTGGAAGGGCCCACTCTCCGAGGCCGACGAGGAGGTCAGCCGCGGACAAGACGCCAGCCGCCAGCTCGGCGGCGGCCGGCTCCGCATCGCCGATCCTGGCGTGAGGGCGCTCGGCGGACATCGGTTCGTGATCGTGCCGAAGGAGCGCGCCACGGAGGCTCGTTTCCCTCGCCGACCCGGAGAGCCTGGCCGCCGGCCGCTCGGCTGA
- a CDS encoding metallophosphoesterase family protein produces the protein MRLAVLSDIHANLAALDAVCDELGSYDELWVLGDIVGYGPQPNEVIRRLQELGARAVTGNHDGAAIGTVDASWFNPDAAAAIKWTTSVLDENARAYLAALPEVRRDGELTAVHGSPREPIWEYITDAAIAAANLGAFETRRCLFGHTHLPVIYRADGIHITVIPATASSPIALDARRDLINPGSVGQPRDGNPEASYLILDTEAGMAEFHRVRYDIALTQRLMREASLPRWLVERLAIGR, from the coding sequence ATGCGCCTCGCTGTCCTGTCGGACATCCACGCCAATCTCGCCGCCCTCGACGCCGTCTGCGACGAGCTGGGCTCGTACGACGAGCTCTGGGTGCTCGGCGACATCGTCGGGTACGGGCCGCAGCCGAACGAGGTGATCCGCCGCCTGCAGGAGCTCGGCGCGCGGGCGGTGACGGGCAATCACGACGGCGCGGCGATCGGCACGGTCGATGCATCATGGTTCAACCCGGATGCCGCCGCCGCCATCAAGTGGACCACCTCCGTCCTCGACGAGAATGCGCGCGCCTACCTCGCCGCGCTGCCGGAGGTGCGTCGCGACGGCGAGCTTACGGCGGTCCATGGATCGCCACGCGAACCGATCTGGGAGTACATCACCGACGCGGCCATCGCAGCGGCCAACCTCGGCGCGTTCGAGACCCGCCGGTGCCTCTTCGGCCACACCCATCTGCCGGTCATCTATCGAGCCGATGGAATCCATATCACGGTGATCCCGGCCACGGCCTCGTCGCCCATCGCCCTCGACGCGCGCCGTGACCTGATCAATCCTGGGAGCGTTGGACAGCCGCGCGACGGGAACCCCGAGGCGTCGTACCTGATCCTCGACACCGAGGCGGGCATGGCCGAGTTTCATCGGGTCCGCTACGACATTGCGCTGACGCAGCGCCTGATGCGCGAGGCGAGCCTGCCTCGCTGGCTCGTCGAGCGGCTGGCAATCGGTCGCTGA
- a CDS encoding TrkA family potassium uptake protein, which yields MYVVVIGGGNVGYYLTKELLAAGHEVVMIEKDAARARTIADELGSIVVPNDGCEGRYQAEAGMARADVVAAVTGDDEDNLVACQVAKMKFNVPRAIARVNNPTNEALFRRLAIDDTVSPTRSILALIEHEIPIHDLLHLAELEGGEVQIVEAQLDSSSPVIGKVLRDLELPEGSSVAVLVRDEHAIIVRPDTTLRAGDKLLAVTSAEHEAELRSLLIGE from the coding sequence ATGTACGTAGTCGTGATCGGCGGCGGGAACGTCGGCTACTACCTGACCAAGGAGCTGCTGGCCGCCGGGCACGAGGTGGTCATGATCGAGAAGGACGCCGCGCGCGCGCGCACCATCGCCGACGAGCTCGGCAGCATCGTGGTCCCGAATGACGGCTGCGAGGGGCGCTACCAGGCCGAGGCCGGGATGGCACGCGCGGATGTTGTGGCCGCCGTGACCGGCGACGACGAGGACAACCTCGTCGCCTGCCAGGTGGCCAAGATGAAGTTCAACGTGCCGCGCGCCATCGCCCGGGTCAACAACCCCACGAACGAGGCGCTCTTCCGGCGCCTGGCGATCGACGACACCGTCAGCCCTACGCGCAGCATCCTTGCCCTGATCGAGCACGAGATCCCCATCCACGATCTCCTGCATCTCGCCGAGCTGGAGGGGGGCGAAGTGCAGATCGTCGAGGCGCAGCTGGATTCCAGCTCACCGGTGATCGGCAAGGTGCTGCGTGACCTCGAGCTGCCCGAGGGGAGCTCGGTGGCGGTATTGGTCCGTGATGAGCACGCCATCATCGTCCGCCCGGACACCACGCTGCGGGCCGGCGACAAGCTGCTGGCCGTCACCTCGGCCGAGCACGAGGCGGAGCTCCGCAGCCTGCTGATCGGGGAGTAA
- a CDS encoding ABC transporter ATP-binding protein produces the protein MALLEVHEINAFYGNIHALREVSLSVGDGEIVTLIGANGAGKTTTLNCISGLVRPRSGSVKLAGEDLGKVQPHHIVERGVVQVPEGRRTFARLTVDENLRMGGFTLTNEADVRDGINRAYDMFPRLKERRSQTGGTLSGGEQQMLAIGRALMVSPKVLLLDEPSMGLAPTLVESIFDTISSIHAQGTSILLVEQNALMALNVASRGYVLQSGQIILSDTAANLAANEQVRQAYLGEI, from the coding sequence ATGGCCCTCCTGGAAGTTCATGAGATCAACGCGTTCTACGGGAACATCCACGCCCTGCGCGAGGTCTCGCTTTCCGTCGGCGACGGGGAGATCGTCACCCTGATCGGGGCGAACGGCGCCGGCAAGACGACGACGCTCAACTGCATCAGCGGCCTGGTGCGACCGCGATCCGGCAGTGTGAAGCTCGCGGGCGAGGACCTCGGCAAGGTTCAGCCCCATCACATCGTTGAGCGAGGCGTGGTCCAGGTTCCCGAGGGTCGCCGGACCTTTGCCCGCCTGACGGTTGACGAGAATCTGCGAATGGGCGGCTTTACCCTGACCAACGAGGCCGACGTGCGCGACGGCATCAACCGCGCCTACGACATGTTTCCGCGCCTGAAGGAACGGCGCAGCCAGACCGGCGGGACGCTGAGCGGCGGGGAGCAGCAGATGCTCGCGATCGGGCGTGCCCTGATGGTCAGCCCGAAGGTGCTGCTGCTCGATGAGCCGTCGATGGGCCTGGCTCCGACGCTGGTGGAGAGCATCTTCGACACGATCAGCAGCATCCACGCGCAGGGCACCTCGATCCTGCTGGTGGAGCAGAACGCGCTCATGGCCCTCAACGTGGCGAGCCGCGGGTATGTGCTGCAGAGCGGCCAGATCATCCTCTCCGATACGGCTGCCAACCTGGCGGCCAATGAGCAAGTGCGACAGGCCTACCTGGGCGAGATCTAG
- a CDS encoding TrkA family potassium uptake protein, protein MRVIIIGCGRVGARTAAELDQRGDHVTVIDVDQRAFNRLPSTFGGVTVRGSGSDEDILRGAGADLADLLMALSEGDNRNAMAAQLGKHIFGIPRVIAKINDPLRAEAYRTLGLETMCRTVILADALVVAATKGADATNGAVEPPTAEPRQGLPPAGSRAAAKAEAAIEGAATGDEAAVGDEAG, encoded by the coding sequence ATGAGGGTGATCATCATCGGCTGCGGGCGGGTCGGCGCTCGCACCGCCGCCGAGCTCGACCAGCGCGGCGACCACGTGACCGTGATCGACGTCGACCAGCGCGCCTTCAACCGGCTGCCGAGCACCTTCGGCGGCGTCACGGTGCGGGGCAGCGGCAGCGACGAGGACATCCTGCGCGGTGCCGGAGCCGATCTCGCGGACCTGCTCATGGCACTGAGCGAGGGTGACAACCGGAACGCCATGGCGGCCCAGCTGGGGAAGCACATCTTCGGCATCCCCCGCGTGATCGCCAAGATCAACGACCCGCTGCGTGCCGAGGCCTACCGCACGCTTGGTCTCGAGACGATGTGCCGCACCGTGATCCTCGCCGACGCGCTGGTCGTGGCCGCAACAAAGGGGGCAGATGCGACCAACGGGGCGGTGGAGCCGCCGACGGCCGAGCCGCGACAGGGCTTACCGCCAGCCGGTTCCCGGGCTGCGGCCAAGGCCGAGGCCGCGATCGAGGGAGCCGCGACCGGCGACGAAGCCGCGGTCGGCGACGAGGCTGGCTGA
- the hpt gene encoding hypoxanthine phosphoribosyltransferase yields MHADVEEVLLSGEEVQTRVAELGAQLAADYEGREPVLVSVLKGSIIFLADLVRAMPIPLSIDLMEVSSYGTSTESSGQVRILKDLSTSIEGREVIVVEDIIDTGLTLNYLLRYLHDKGPASIRICCLLDKPARRLAPIEIDYRGFTIADRFVIGYGLDYGERYRNLPYIGVLRPSVYSAAPPA; encoded by the coding sequence ATGCACGCCGACGTCGAAGAGGTGCTGCTGAGCGGGGAGGAGGTCCAGACGCGCGTGGCGGAACTCGGGGCCCAGCTCGCGGCAGACTATGAAGGCCGGGAACCGGTCCTGGTGAGCGTCCTGAAAGGCTCGATCATCTTTCTCGCGGACCTGGTGCGCGCGATGCCGATCCCGCTCTCCATCGACCTGATGGAGGTGAGCAGCTACGGGACCTCCACCGAGTCGAGCGGCCAGGTGCGCATCCTGAAGGACCTCTCCACCTCCATCGAGGGGCGGGAGGTGATCGTGGTCGAGGACATCATCGACACCGGCCTGACCCTGAACTACCTGTTGCGCTACCTGCACGACAAGGGCCCCGCATCGATCCGCATCTGCTGCCTGCTCGACAAGCCGGCGCGCCGGCTGGCGCCGATCGAGATCGACTACCGCGGCTTCACCATCGCAGATCGCTTCGTGATCGGCTACGGCCTCGACTACGGCGAGCGCTACCGCAACCTCCCGTACATCGGCGTCCTGCGCCCATCGGTCTACAGCGCCGCCCCTCCGGCGTAG